The DNA window TCTTCTAACAGATCCTAACAACCTAGTACTAAACAAAACCAATATCTAACTACTTCATAACTACCCAAACAATCCAATAACTAACttcacaaaaaaaacaaaatcataactaacttTTTCCCCCCACCtttcaatttcaaaccatttgTAACTAACCTTTTCTTTAACCTCTAACTAACAGTTTTAACCACCTAATAACCATCCCCTAACAGAATTTAAAACCTATAACAAAATATAACTACCTTCTAACCTTTAACTAACATCCCCAACAGAATCCTAACAGAATATAACTACCCTCTAACAGATTCATAACAGCTCATAAGAGGAGTAACTAACCTGAAGTCTCAACCtctgaatcttcttcaatcctcaaACCAACCTTCACCTCtatataaccctgagccacctcTCTGCTTCAACTCTCTCCACCATTTTTGCGACCACTTCCACTCTCCACCATTTCATCTTCTCCTCTACCactttcccctcttcattttctCATCATCTTGAATCTCCACAATCTCtgaattcatcatcatcttcatcctctctcaacagaattcatcaccttcaatcaccaaagaaaactcaaaaaagATAGAAGAGATAATCGAATAACAGAAAAAGGAAATCGATTGGGACTAACCTCATAACAGAAGaaccttcatctttctctctttgattcaatcttcacactctctCTGCAACAACAGCATCAGCATCATCATCGCAACTCCAACCAATTTGTATCGATGATCACATCCTGACGGCAACACAATATAATCATCAATATCCAATCAATCCTTAACCTCAGCACGCATCAACGAAGCTTTACCAATCGGAATGCTATGAACGAGAATGCAAATCACCAAATCGTCGCTTCAAGCATCGTAACGTCTTCATCATCACCGCAACGCGTTCACACCAACACGCAAGAGAAGACGAGATGAGAAGAGATTTGAGCCGAAAGAAATCAAGAGTGCGAGATGGAGATTTGAGCAATCGGAGGGAGATCGGTGGGGACGGTGGCGGCGCCGTAGAGTCTTGGTTGGAGTGCGGAGGTGAAGCCCGCCGTCACGCTTCTGAGCTGAGGGAAGAGACAAGATGAACGGTCACATTGCTTAAACCTAATCCTctttcaattttatttcattttcttttcgaATTAATTAATACTCTTAATTGACCTAAGATTTTCATAATGTCTGTATTAATCTGGGTTTAATATGAATAAGTAGTGTGTTAAAGTTTGAGTAATAATTGTAATTAAGATGGTGATTAGTCTAGATCTCTTGAGTCAAACGAATAAATCTAAAAACAAAATCTGAATAACTTTGGGCCTATCACGAATTTGCCTTCACACCCCCCACCTAGCCCATGCACTctgcttttctctttttttgtttgCTACAAAATTTTGTTGGGCCTGACTCCCATAGGCCCTGCGCCCAGTTTCACGCATGCACCTCTACTTTAATTTTGGCACCCCCCCTGTGTACATATCTTCATATTAAATTTAGGTCTTTTATCATATAGTTTAGTATCATATTCTTAGATAATAAAGGTTTGTAAAATCAATTAAAACTTGAtagattttaggttttttttagagtttaatttgtagtctcttttagggtaattccttcatagaaaactcataaaaatagtagaattttttaggttaattgTGACATTAATTCATTAGATTCTtcttcataaaaatagtagtagtttttagactaattttgtactaatgcttgaattgtttttgtaccatttccatgttatttttgtatgattgttatgtgactttgttgcttagcttttggccatattttaggcctattttgttaataccattttaatgctccttttagaatttagttaccatgttaactttagacttagattagaataactctaggcttagaaattaggctagtccccctttctcattctttttcttttacaatattaaaatacttaataaatacacaaaataaaatccctctaaaaaatacaaagaaaatacttaaaacactaataatcaaagtgaaaattcttaaaaagggaatggaagcttgaacatcccttgcttaagggaatgttcgagtgcttggatctcccttgcttaagggtaccattcaggcgtaagttcccaacttctaaaaaacaccaaccaaagagtaactcgagtttcccttgcttaagggatttcctcgaaacgctcaaaatcactctctcacctcctttcttaagggcattgttatctccgctctattgcatcctaggctgtccccttgtgcaagagcgcgagcgttaactccgcccaactaaaaaacacaaaaacaaacagaaaatcgtgagccgagctacggtaactctgattcctgaaaaggatacgtaggcagcggggtagggcccgtgcgagtataattctttattttccctacattttgcattcattcgcatatagacatagacatagtacacaccctttagatagaaacaaacatgggtggataccatcgagtacgatgggcgtgaggggtgctaataccttcccctcgcgtaaccgactcccgtaccttgattctctggtcgcaagaccctgttccttcctttgttaggttttatgatattcctttcccttatgggataaatatattggtggcgactctgttcattttttgcgagcgtgcgacagttacaaatcaaagagatgaattcACTTTATCACTTAATCTTCCTCTTGATGGCTACTCCTACACTTTTGTCTATTTGTGGTAATTAAGTTCTTCCTTTACCATGTTATTTACTTGCAAGCAGGAAATATGTCTACCGATGGCGATGAACCTGTAATTCAAATTGAGGATTCAGTTGACAGTTTAGTCCCTAGTTCGAAAAGAGCAAAAACTTCTACAGCTTGggaatgttttgaaaattttgttaatGATGAAGGACTCCCAAAGGCCAAATGCAAAAATTGTAATAAAATTTACATGGCTAGAGATGGTGGTGGCACTTCAAATTTGAAAAAACATGCGGCGATTTGTGTTGGAAGAGGAAATGGATCATCTTATCCGCCACTGAATCAAGAAATGTATAGGGAAAGAATTTCTGAGGTAATTGTTAAACACAATTATCCTTTTAGTTTTGTTGAACGTGAAGGGATAGTTAACTTACTTAGTTTTTTGCACCCTGATGTTAAGTCCATGACTAGAAATACTGCAAAGTTTGATGTTCTTAAGgtgtttagaaaagaaaaagaaaacttaaaATCCTATTTGCAGTCAATTCCAGGAAAAATTTGCTTAACATCTGATCTATGGTCTGCAATAAATACTGATGAATATATGGTTTTGACTGCACACTTTGTTAATAGGAATTGGGAATTAGAGAAAAAAGTTTTGTCCTTCATTCATTGTCCACCACCTCATAGCGGTTTTAATTTGGCTGAGAAGTTAATAAGTTTGTTAAAGGAGTGGGGTATAGAGAAAAAAGTATTCACAATTACTTTAGATAATGCATCTAACAATGATGTTATGgtgaatatattaaaaaaaacatttatcatCAGGATTAGGATTGATAGCCGAGGGAGCATATTTTCATGTTAGATGTGGAGCACACATTTTGAACTTAATAGTTCATGATGGTTTAAAGGTTATAGATGAATCTTTATAAAAGATTAGGATGTGTGTGAAATATGTAAGGGGCTCAGAAGCTCGAAAGATAAAGTTTTCATCTTGTTTAAAGCAACTTTCAAATGTGACTTCTAAGCAAGTTCGTCAAGACTTACCTACTAGGTGGAATTCCACTTATCTGATGCTTGAGACTGCTATAGGTCAACGAGAATCCTATACGCTCCTAAGTGATATCGATCCCTATTTTGATTGTTGCTTATCAAACGAGGAGTGGGATGAGGTAAAAACCATAGCTGATTTTTTGAAGCCATTTTACGATATCACAGTGTTATTTTCGGGTAGTTCTTATCCAACCGCCAACCTCTATTTTAGTGGTGTGTGGAGAATTCATATGAAAATCAAGGAAGTTTCATGTGTTGTTCATAGTGAGtttgaaaaacaaaatcaattatgtTGCATGGCTAGAAGAACGAGAAAAAAGTTTGATAAATATTGGAATTCTTATAGTGTTGTTCTATCATTTGCTGTCATCTTGGATCCTAGATATAAGTCGCAGTTTGTTGAGTGGTGCTATGTGAAGTTGTTAGGTGATGAGGGAGTACAAGTTGCAAAGTTGATCTTTGATAAGTTGAAAGTTTTTTTTCAAGAATATCTCAAGTCCTCAAATGAAGCAAGCACTTCATCTTCACAAAGATCAATTAGAGGTAGTCCAAACATTCCCTCAAATGACTTGCAAGATTTTGGGAG is part of the Vicia villosa cultivar HV-30 ecotype Madison, WI linkage group LG2, Vvil1.0, whole genome shotgun sequence genome and encodes:
- the LOC131648511 gene encoding zinc finger BED domain-containing protein DAYSLEEPER-like, which translates into the protein MSTDGDEPVIQIEDSVDSLVPSSKRAKTSTAWECFENFVNDEGLPKAKCKNCNKIYMARDGGGTSNLKKHAAICVGRGNGSSYPPLNQEMYRERISEVIVKHNYPFSFVEREGIVNLLSFLHPDVKSMTRNTAKFDVLKVFRKEKENLKSYLQSIPGKICLTSDLWSAINTDEYMVLTAHFVNRNWELEKKVLSFIHCPPPHSGFNLAEKLISLLKEWGIEKKVFTITLDNASNNDVMIRMCVKYVRGSEARKIKFSSCLKQLSNVTSKQVRQDLPTRWNSTYLMLETAIGQRESYTLLSDIDPYFDCCLSNEEWDEVKTIADFLKPFYDITVLFSGSSYPTANLYFSGVWRIHMKIKEVSCVVHSEFEKQNQLCCMARRTRKKFDKYWNSYSVVLSFAVILDPRYKSQFVEWCYVKLLGDEGVQVAKLIFDKLKVFFQEYLKSSNEASTSSSQRSIRGSPNIPSNDLQDFGSYTTNEGKYPKLSILGRDLLSIPITTVASESAFSIGGRILDKYRSALKSDNVEALLCTRDWLCEIPAPFDIDGLDFAEDLSTFFSTT